Below is a window of Plutella xylostella chromosome 15, ilPluXylo3.1, whole genome shotgun sequence DNA.
AGCCCCAGTACCAGCCACAGCCTCAGTACCAGCCTCAACCCCAGCCGCAACCACGGCCTCAACCGCAACCTCAACAAAACTCACAAAGTGGTTACAACTATCAGCAACCCGCCGTTGTACCTAACTTGGCACCACAGCCAAGACCACAACCTCAGCCAACGTTACCAGCTCCTCAGCCGAGTTACCAAGCACCTTCAGGCCCTCAGCAGTCTTATAATTACCCTGCTCCTCAGCCTGCTCCTCAACCAGCTCCTCAACAGTCTTACCAAGTCTCCCAACAGTCCTACCAAGCTCCTCAACAATCTTACCAATCACCTCAACAATCATACCAATCTCCTCAGCAGTCTTACCAATCCCCTCAACAATCTTACCAAGCCCCACAACAGTCTTACCAGGCTACACAGCAATCGTACCAGGCCCCACAGCAGCAGTCGTATCAAGCTCCTCAACAGGGTTACCAAATCTCCCAGCCCATCCCTcaacctcaaccagcacctaTTCCTCAGCAACAATATAACGTTCCGCAACCTCAGCCCCAACCACAGCCCCAGCCGCAACCCCAGCCTAGTCCATCGTATGGCGTGCCTCAACAGTACTCGCCCGCGGTTCAGCCCCGCCAGCCCGCCCCCGCTCCAGCTCCCGCACCCACTCCTGTCCCAATAGTCCAACAACTGCCGCAACAGCAACCCCAGTCGTACAGCTTCCTCCCGGCCGTCCAGCCCGAACAGAGCTACCAGCAGCCGCAGCAATCCTACCAACAGAACCAACAGTCGTTCTCCCAGCAGTCCGTCTCCAGCCAGCAGGGATACAACTACCAACAGCCAGACCAGTCATCAGTCTTCCAATACTCATCTCAGCTGCCACTGCAGTCGCAGGGTGGAAGCGGTCTCTCCTCGGACGTGTCTAGCTACCAGGCGGACAACAACCAGTACAGCTCATCGCAAGGACAGGCCATCAGCCAGAGTCAAGGTCAAGCGGCGCCGCACAGTGCGTTGGACTCGGTGACCGTCGACCACGTGCAGAACATCCTGCGGGACAACGAGCACAGCGCGGCTCGCAGCGCAGGCTACGTGTCGCTGGTGTCCGGCATCTCGCTGGAGGCGGCACAGCCTAGCATCGAGCTGGGCTCCTTCGTGCACAACTCGCCGCTGTCCAGCGGCTCCGGCGCTAGTCTCTCCGCCTCGAGCTCGTCCTCGTCCACGTCCTCGTCCACGGCCCTGGCGCCCTCGCCGGCGAGACCCTCCACACAGTACGGGTTACCAGCCGTCATCGACAACTAAGTAATTTAGGTTAAGTTGCGAACAACTAAGAAATGTAAATAGCTAAGTTTAATGTTGTGTGATAATTTTTGAAAcgacttttgtaaataaactattttcttACGTGACTacgatttgttttatttcttagcatttcaaaattttatttgtattgtaatttaggTCAAAGCACTGTTCGTAAGCTTAGAAGTGATGGCAGTCATCATAATATCACATTAGATGCCTccaatataggtattatgttaaTAATGATTTAAACCTACATTACTTTAGAAAACAATAAatcatcaaatattttttttatttaaaatctttTATATTTCATAGGTTCACAGCACAGTTAACTCAATTCAATTTCTCTGGGCAAATCACTTTCATAAATATTGGGTAACAATTTGGTATCTGGAAattaaagaatattttttatcataagaAGGTCAAGATGTTGTTTTATCAGTTGGAGATGTATTTAGCCCATTCAATTATGGCCTAGGATAGCCTAAGGGTACTTAATTCCTCTACTGAattgaatttataattttaattcaatgTTTGCAGAATCAATTTTAATACTTCGTAACTTACCAAGTGTATGGAGAGTCGCGAAGTTTGAGCTTCGTCACTGACACATCTGCTGGGTTGTCTGCCTACCGGGACTTGCTGGACAGTGGTACAATCGCCGAGTCTCATATCACTGTCATAGTTCCCTGCATATGGATACTTGCATTCGTTGCTAAACCGATGCTGCATTTCTGATACTGCTGTTGCAGAGTTTTCTTGACTGGGACATTCGATGCAATCGTTACACTCAGCTTCCTCAGGCTTTTGCCTAAC
It encodes the following:
- the LOC105390687 gene encoding alpha/beta-gliadin A-V, whose translation is MRTAVVLLSLVAAIAAEAPYHLPRPAAHAPSFNYPQNPAPAPRPQPRPQPQYINYPPAPQPQYQPQPQPQPQFQPQPQPQPQYQPQPQYQPQPQPQPRPQPQPQQNSQSGYNYQQPAVVPNLAPQPRPQPQPTLPAPQPSYQAPSGPQQSYNYPAPQPAPQPAPQQSYQVSQQSYQAPQQSYQSPQQSYQSPQQSYQSPQQSYQAPQQSYQATQQSYQAPQQQSYQAPQQGYQISQPIPQPQPAPIPQQQYNVPQPQPQPQPQPQPQPSPSYGVPQQYSPAVQPRQPAPAPAPAPTPVPIVQQLPQQQPQSYSFLPAVQPEQSYQQPQQSYQQNQQSFSQQSVSSQQGYNYQQPDQSSVFQYSSQLPLQSQGGSGLSSDVSSYQADNNQYSSSQGQAISQSQGQAAPHSALDSVTVDHVQNILRDNEHSAARSAGYVSLVSGISLEAAQPSIELGSFVHNSPLSSGSGASLSASSSSSSTSSSTALAPSPARPSTQYGLPAVIDN